In Centropristis striata isolate RG_2023a ecotype Rhode Island chromosome 5, C.striata_1.0, whole genome shotgun sequence, a single genomic region encodes these proteins:
- the adnpb gene encoding activity-dependent neuroprotector homeobox b, whose amino-acid sequence MFQLPVNNLGSLRKARKNVKKVLGDIGLEFCRDHLEDYKDFTPPEVYIKHTTWEDVCMWEPSHTKVQDYRSKPFCCSGCLFSSKYFSAYKSHFRNVHSEDFENNILLNCPYCTYNGNKKTLETHIKLFHMPNSAVRQGPGGMVAGAGGIMIKDGVLKRTGDSVEQAVYYCKKCTYRDPLYNVVRKHIYREHFQQVAQPYIVKPGEKTNTQNGGTGNTDSNNTNNVNSNQIHCKKCLFVPRTYEALVQHVIEDHERIGYQVTAMIGHTSVIVPRPKPIVMIPPKTQGDKTIIGMGPKGAVMATTRSPGSQQLGRVIISSKTGFSAQNLLSGMKHDAIRLKAGTTQFSLGSQQVRVTLPGNAQVSVPQQSHAAKQLLSGGSLRSPVVVSGSSSLKSNPLGSRVQAAATTVASVTAKKGSSVLGTSYTQKWKICTICNELFPENVYSSHFEKEHKAEKVPAVANYIMKIHNFTSKCLYCNRYLPSDTLLNHMLIHGLSCPHCRATFNDVEKMVAHMRLSHPDESVGPRTDSPLTFDLTLQQGNPKNVQLIVTTYNMRDAPEESVAFHAQNNNSSVSSALSASLISGKRLMPQHTPKTPSGAADSAPTKSAPQASVPYKRDVGKTLCPLCFSILKGPISDSLAHHLRERHQVIQTVHPVEKKLTYKCIHCLGVYTSNMTASTITLHLVHCRGVGKSQNGQDSRAAHTSRVSQAQSSALKRPSFDSSDTSAPKRRKPPGERAHPRDSHTTFVENPDEPVVLALDPKGHENESYESRKAFLTQYFNQAPYPTRREVEKLASSLWLWKSDISSHFVNKRRKCVQECESQNASVLLGFSMHEVSKVNHELSLVQDGVYEGRHSKRRTSRTRIGLSEQALRRHRELVAANGGVWKAKPTGTAEGSKGTPSAPKPNCASRDQTKTINSTLLQKLPLDLSEPIAIDSDSDEEEQQKDNKGGEGEVHLHGNAQLTGAKERMEPRTGDKTVSDLDDMSDEDDDEDDDDDEDDDDDDEEDEETHVENGFGPTEGSERQAAKGRDTLPIIIPKFVPSSARSRSDGAQLGKQQV is encoded by the exons ATGTTCCAGCTCCCTGTCAATAACCTGGGCAGTCTGCGGAAAGCgaggaaaaatgtcaaaaaggtcCTGGGAGACATCGGCTTGGAGTTCTGTAGAGATCACCTAGAG GATTATAAAGACTTTACACCTCCAGAGGTGTATATAAAGCACACTACCTGGGAAGATGTGTGCATGTGGGAACCATCACATACCAAAGTCCAG GACTACAGATCAAAGCCCTTCTGCTGCTCTGGCTGCCTCTTTTCATCCAAGTACTTCTCTGCATACAAGAGCCATTTCCGCAATGTCCACAGCGAGGACTTTGAGAACAACATTCTGCTCAACTGCCCCTACTGCACTTACAATGGCAACAAGAAGACTCTGGAAACACACATCAAACTTTTCCACATGCCCAACAGCGCGGTGCGACAGGGCCCCGGTGGCATGGTGGCGGGAGCTGGTGGGATCATGATAAAGGACGGGGTGCTTAAAAGGACTGGGGACAGTGTGGAACAGGCGGTGTACTACTGCAAGAAGTGCACCTACAGGGACCCTTTGTACAATGTAGTGCGAAAGCACATCTACCGGGAACACTTCCAGCAAGTGGCCCAGCCCTACATTGTGAAACCAGGAGAGAAGACTAACACTCAGAATGGCGGCACAGGGAATACAGACAGtaataacacaaacaatgtTAACAGTAACCAGATTCACTGCAAGAAGTGTCTGTTTGTTCCAAGGACCTACGAGGCACTTGTCCAACACGTCATTGAGGACCACGAGAGGATTGGCTACCAGGTGACTGCCATGATAGGGCACACCAGCGTGATAGTCCCCCGTCCCAAACCCATCGTCATGATCCCCCCCAAAACCCAGGGAGACAAGACCATCATTGGGATGGGCCCGAAAGGTGCAGTAATGGCTACTACCAGGTCTCCTGGCTCCCAGCAGCTGGGTCGGGTTATCATCTCGTCAAAGACGGGCTTCAGCGCTCAAAATCTTCTATCTGGGATGAAACACGACGCAATAAGGTTGAAGGCTGGGACCACGCAGTTCTCTTTGGGCAGCCAGCAGGTGAGGGTCACCTTACCAGGGAATGCTCAGGTGTCTGTTCCCCAGCAGTCACACGCAGCAAAGCAGCTCCTCTCTGGCGGCAGCCTGCGGAGTCCAGTCGTGGTCAGTGGCTCTTCTTCACTCAAATCCAACCCTCTGGGTTCACGTGTGCAGGCGGCAGCTACTACTGTAGCTTCTGTCACGGCCAAGAAAGGCTCCTCGGTCCTCGGCACATCCTACACTCAGAAGTGGAAAATCTGCACCATCTGCAATGAGCTCTTCCCCGAGAACGTGTACAGTTCTCATTTTGAGAAAGAGCACAAAGCGGAGAAGGTGCCCGCTGTAGCCAACTACATCATGAAGATCCACAACTTCACCAGCAAGTGTCTGTACTGCAACCGATATCTCCCCAGCGACACCTTGTTGAACCACATGTTGATCCACGGTCTGTCCTGCCCACACTGCCGCGCAACCTTCAATGACGTGGAGAAGATGGTGGCCCACATGCGGCTGTCACACCCCGACGAGAGCGTCGGCCCACGCACAGATTctcccttgacctttgacctcactcTGCAGCAAGGCAATCCCAAGAATGTTCAGCTGATTGTCACTACTTACAACATGCGAGATGCCCCTGAGGAGTCGGTGGCGTTTCATGCTCAAAACAACAACTCCTCTGTGTCATCAGCCTTGTCTGCCTCCCTGATATCAGGCAAGAGATTAATGCCTCAGCACACACCCAAAACACCTTCAGGGGCTGCTGACAGTGCACCCACCAAGAGTGCCCCGCAGGCATCTGTGCCCTACAAGAGGGATGTGGGCAAGACACTGTGTCCTCTCTGCTTCTCTATCCTCAAGGGCCCAATCTCAGACTCACTGGCCCACCATCTGAGAGAGAGGCACCAGGTGATTCAGACAGTCCACCCTGTAGAAAAGAAACTGACCTACAAGTGCATTCACTGCTTGGGGGTTTACACTAGTAACATGACAGCCTCCACCATCACTCTACACTTGGTGCACTGTCGAGGTGTAGGGAAGTCCCAAAATGGCCAAGACAGCCGGGCAGCTCATACCTCTCGGGTCAGCCAGGCTCAGAGCAGCGCTCTCAAACGGCCCAGCTTCGATAGCTCTGACACTAGTGCGCCAAAACGAAGGAAGCCGCCTGGCGAAAGGGCCCACCCACGGGACAGTCACACTACGTTTGTGGAAAATCCGGACGAACCTGTAGTTCTGGCTCTCGACCCCAAAGGACACGAAAACGAGTCGTACGAATCCAGGAAGGCGTTCCTAACGCAGTATTTTAATCAAGCGCCGTATCCGACACGGCGGGAGGTGGAGAAGCTGGCCTCCAGTCTGTGGCTGTGGAAGTCCGACATCTCCAGCCATTTTGTCAACAAAAGGAGGAAATGCGTACAGGAATGCGAATCCCAAAACGCCAGCGTATTGCTCGGGTTCAGCATGCACGAGGTCAGCAAAGTGAATCACGAGCTGTCTTTGGTCCAGGACGGCGTGTACGAGGGCCGACACAGCAAGAGGCGGACGTCTAGGACGCGTATCGGGCTGTCAGAACAGGCTCTCCGGAGACACAGGGAGCTTGTAGCTGCTAACGGTGGCGTGTGGAAGGCAAAGCCAACTGGGACTGCAGAAGGTAGTAAAGGAACGCCATCTGCCCCCAAACCCAACTGTGCCAGCAGAGACCAAACCAAGACAATCAACAGCACCTTACTACAGAAATTACCTCTAGACCTCTCAGAGCCCATCGCCATCGACTCTGACAGCGACGAGGAAGAGCAGCAGAAGGATAacaagggaggagagggagaggtacATCTCCATGGCAACGCACAGCTTACTGGAGCTAAGGAGAGAATGGAGCCGAGGACGGGGGACAAGACCGTTTCAGATCTGGATGATATGTCAGACGAAGACGACGACGAAGATGACGACGACGACGAGGACGATGATGACGACGACGAAGAGGACGAAGAGACGCACGTAGAGAACGGCTTCGGGCCCACGGAGGGCTCGGAAAGACAGGCTGCTAAAGGAAGAGACACTCTGCCCATCATTATTCCCAAGTTTGTACCGTCATCTGCGAGGAGCAGGAGCGACGGGGCCCAGCTGGGCAAACAGCAGGTCTGA